A genome region from Etheostoma cragini isolate CJK2018 chromosome 4, CSU_Ecrag_1.0, whole genome shotgun sequence includes the following:
- the cav3 gene encoding caveolin-3, whose protein sequence is MADQYQYNTNEEKIVKDSHTKEIDLINRDPKQINEDVVKVDFEDIIAEPDGTHSLDGVWKLSYTSFTVSKYWCYRILSAVFGIPVALLWGFLFACISFCHIWAVVPCIKSCLIESQCISRIYSLCIQTFCDPFFEALGKIFSSVRVALRKEV, encoded by the exons ATGGCGGATCAGTACCAGTACAACACCAACGAGGAGAAGATTGTGAAGGACAGCCACACCAAAGAGATTGATTTAATTAACAGAGATCCCAAGCAGATCAATGAGGACGTGGTGAAG GTGGACTTTGAGGATATCATTGCAGAGCCTGATGGTACACACAGTCTGGATGGGGTGTGGAAGCTCAGCTACACCAGCTTTACTGTGTCCAAGTACTGGTGCTACCGCATCTTGTCTGCTGTCTTCGGTATCCCTGTCGCTCTGCTGTGGGGCTTCCTGTTCGCGTGCATTTCCTTCTGCCATATCTGGGCCGTGGTTCCCTGCATCAAGAGCTGTCTGATTGAGTCGCAGTGCATCAGCCGCATCTACTCTCTGTGCATCCAGACCTTCTGTGATCCCTTCTTTGAAGCCCTGGGCAAGATCTTCAGCAGTGTGCGTGTTGCACTGCGCAAAGAAGTCTAA
- the oxtr gene encoding oxytocin receptor, with protein sequence MESSNEREFWQFNESWQNPSLVNGTGLLNQTNPLKRNEEVAKVEVTVLALVLFLALAGNLCVLLAIHTTKHSQSRMYYFMKHLSIADLVVAIFQVLPQLIWDITFRFYGPDILCRLVKYLQVVGMFASTYMLVLMSVDRCLAICQPLRSLHRIKNRFYVIFSWVLSLLFSIPQMFIFSLIEVGSPGSGVYDCWGNFVKPWGAKAYITWISLTIYIIPVAILSICYGLISFKIWQNFKLKTRREQCISLTPKASKCNTLARVSSVKLISKAKITTVKMTFVIVLAYIVCWTPFFSVQMWSAWDPAAPREAMPFIISMLLASLNSCCNPWIYMCFAGHLFQDLRQNFLCCSTRYLKSSQCHCERDFDSSHKSNSSTFAIKSTSSQRSITQTSTT encoded by the exons ATGGAGAGTTCAAATGAAAGAGAATTTTGGCAATTTAACGAATCCTGGCAGAACCCAAGTCTCGTCAACGGGACCGGTTTGTTGAATCAGACGAACCCTCTGAAGCGGAATGAAGAGGTGGCGAAGGTAGAGGTGACTGTGCTCGCCCTGGTGCTGTTTCTGGCGCTTGCGGGTAACCTGTGCGTCCTGCTGGCCATCCACACCACCAAGCACAGCCAGTCCCGCATGTACTACTTCATGAAGCACCTGAGCATCGCCGATTTAGTTGTGGCGATATTTCAAGTTCTCCCTCAACTCATCTGGGACATTACATTTCGGTTCTATGGACCGGACATTCTGTGCAGGTTGGTGAAATACCTACAGGTCGTTGGGATGTTCGCCTCCACTTACATGTTAGTTTTGATGTCCGTGGACAGGTGTTTGGCAATTTGCCAGCCTCTTCGTTCTTTGCACAGGATAAAAAACCgtttttatgtcatcttttcCTGGGTTCTGAGTCTGCTCTTCAGTATCCCGCAGATGTTTATTTTCTCCCTGATCGAGGTTGGCTCGCCCGGATCAGGCGTGTATGACTGCTGGGGCAACTTCGTCAAGCCTTGGGGGGCCAAAGCTTACATCACATGGATCAGTCTCACTATATATATCATTCCAGTGGCTATACTGAGCATTTGCTACGGGTTAATAAGCTTCAAAATATGGCAAAACTTTAAACTGAAAACCAGGCGGGAGCAGTGTATAAGCCTGACACCCAAAGCCTCCAAATGCAACACACTGGCCCGCGTGAGCAGCGTTAAGCTGATCTCCAAAGCGAAGATAACCACAGTGAAAATGACTTTTGTGATCGTTTTGGCCTATATCGTCTGTTGGACCCCATTTTTCTCTGTCCAGATGTGGTCTGCGTGGGATCCAGCAGCGCCTCGTGAGG CCATGCCGTTCATCATCTCCATGCTGCTGGCCAGCCTCAATAGCTGCTGTAACCCTTGGATCTACATGTGCTTTGCCGGGCATCTGTTCCAGGATCTTAGGCAGAATTTTTTGTGCTGTTCCACTCGCTACCTCAAGTCATCCCAGTGCCACTGTGAGCGTGACTTTGACTCCAGTCACAAGAGCAACTCTTCAACCTTTGCCATTAAGAGCACCAGCAGTCAGAGGAGCATCACACAGACTTCCACAACATAA